TCGATAGCTTCTTTCACACTTGTATTTTgctttgtattttcattaattaccTCCTTCATGGAGGTAATCACTCTTGTGTTTTCTCCGATCACATTTTCTAAAGCATCAGACCAGGTGTTTATTTACTGAGAAAGAGCTCAGTTGAGAGAGAATGACAACATCCAATCttttagtttctgttgttttGTAGCAGGGGATTTGCATGGAGTATCTGGAAGTGCAGGGAATTCTTCCTCACACATCATAAATTCATCAAAGTCCACGCttatttttgaataattgtgTAGTTTGTCCATGTCAAAACTACATGAAGCTCTCATCGTTTCACTTATGTTACTGCTAACATTAGCAGAGTTAGCTGTACTCAGAGATACGCTTTTGTTCTTCCTTTCCCTCTGATTTACCCATACACAAAATTGTCCAGTAGTATTTATTCTCTTTGCACAGAGTAAAAGAACTTTCAAATAACACTACTAGCCGCTTACACTGTTTGAGCTTACAGAGCACATCAATTTACTTGTTGTTAGAGCACCATCTTGGATCTCCCCCATCCCTGCTTTTCCTGTGATACAGCAGATAAACGGCAGTCAGTGATAGaaacagacacggatgaagctgaaatacagctcataaataccaagtaaatttatttaatgtattactgttgttttcttttcggcttagtctctttattaatctggggttgccacagcggaatgaatccccaacaagcatatgttttatgcagcggatgcccttccagctgcaacccatcactgggaaacacccatacacacttattcacacacgtacactatggacaatttagctcacccaattcaccctatagcacatgtctttggggaaaaccggagcacccagaggaaacccacgcgagcacgaggagaacatgcaaacttcacacagaaatgccaactgacccagctgagggtcgaaccagcgaccttgctgtgaggcaacatagctaccaactgcgccaccacgtcgccttaCAACTAACTAATATCTACTTTtcaaaagtagtttttatttgagtgtaatttaataattattgattttataacAATTCAAAAAATTACCATTGTAAGCCATTGCATGTATTACAGTCTTGTAATGTGTACACATtcaaacactaacacacactgTTACAACCCTATGTCTCATCTGTCTCTTTGTTCTGCCTAGAAAACATCTGATTGACCACTTCAGACTGATTGCTTGCTActctacagtattttaaaagtcGTGACAAAATTTCCTTGGTGGCCGTCTTGTTTTTGTCACCTTTTTTGTATTCTTTGAAATGTTTGTATGCTGGATAGTGCAGAGTTTTGTATGTGTTAAAGTTTGTGACAACAGAGATTTGTGGGTACTGTTTGTTTCgtgtttgctttgtttgtggTACTATTGCTCTACTGGCTTGTTTGACCTTTTTTTGACTGTTGACGTTGATTTTTGGATTGTCCCTCAAATGTATTTGCTTGTTTTATAgtgttaatagtttatatattattgGGATAGTAAGGAGTTTGATGACCTTTTGACCTCTGTTTTTGTGTTTGGTAATTAGGTAGATaattgcattttcttttctttcatttctgATCAGGTAAGGTAGAGGTTTAAAATTagggatttttttgtttgtcattggTCCTATCAACTCCAGAATTCAAACCccaataaaatgtttcatttcatATTTTCTTTGTCTTGTCTTTCGTGTTGTGCGCCATAGACATTgcgtaaccacacacacacaaacctattACTACtgtacaaattaatatttttgtaaaattttaattagTAAAAACACAACTTGACgtactgcattttaaataattttaatattataaacagTATTACAGCTATTAATGTGTTCAACATTCATGGCTGTGGAAGAAAATGTGGTAAATCACCAGTCCAGTTTGGCAGACTTTTATGTTAAAACATCCCGCTCTTGTTTAAGCAGAATAAAAGCGCATTGCttcacacttcacacacacattcgcTGTTATCAAAAGTTTCACACACTCACCTCAATCCATAAACGCATCTGTCAGTTTTCTGCTGGACTTTATCACAGATCAGCTGACCTCCAGTAAACACTAAACCACAAACAAATCATGACTAAATACGAAGAGGTTGCCGTTCATGGCTACGAGGAGTTTTGTAAAGCCGTGTCTGACAGAAAAGGGAAGGAGATTTTCGCTTATTTTTCTGGAGATAAAGACGAGCAGGGCAAGAGCTGGTGCCCGGACTGCGTGAAAGGTACAGTGTGAAAACATACAGCAGTTGTGctgctttaaaatatgaaaactaaGAGTATCTTCCTTTACGCCCTCCTGTAGCAGAGCCAGTGGTCAGAGCAGAGCTGCCTCATCTGCCAGAGGGAACTGTCTTCATTTACTGCCAAGTTGGAGACAGACCTTAGTAAGTTCACCACACATTTGACATGTAGATTAAACCTGAATATTTGATGCACACAGATGGCTTTATTCATAAGGTGCATTAGGTTAGAACAAATTGTGTCCTTGTCAATCATAAAACTCTACATCTTTACTGGACTATGCACTTTGAAAGGGGatattttgcttacattttattttgtggcCTAGTTTAAGATTTGCTTTCAGCTTTGGTTGAAGCCAACATGAAATGAAAGTAGTATTTTCTTTAGAGCTAAACTTCTTCTTAAACAAGAAAAACGCATGCAATTtatattaaatagtatttttaaccatactatagaAAAACACTTGAATCTCTGTTTCTGTAATACTGTAGCTGAGGTAAATTGAGCtaaagttggatttatatttgcacattctgacTTACAATTTCATAAAATGATTTCATTTTTTGCTAATTCTAAACAGAGATCATATTATTATCCAGTGACTTTTAAAggacaacattgtttacagtcaattaaattgTGCTTATGTTATTTCGAAGTCATACTCGCATGTGACTTTAgacgaatattcaaagtaacttgGAAAACAATATAGGGACCTTGTCACTGAAGAAATTAGTAAAAacttaaaaccaactttatctcagTCTAAGGTAACTACATCACCCTCAGTAATATAAACGAATTACCCAATACtatagttttctacaactatgcTATACTACAAtttaccacagtttactgtagtacaaactaaagaagactacAGTACTTTTGTAACAGTTTGTCAGTTCACTGTTGTTAATACTTCAGTGTCGTAGCATTCATAAACATCGCTCTCACTTTCTGGTCAATTAAAAAGGAAATGATACATACTACAGGCAGCATTATTTGGTGAAATGCAGGAGTTCATCAGGCATGATCCTCACATTGCATTATGAGTAATCTGTAAAGCTAAATGTAATCGGTTGTACACTTGTTattgtggtgcattgtgggattgaatAAGTGCACTTGACAACTAGACCAAAATGGTTGTCCTTGCAAATAGTGCCCTATTTATGGACACAGCCCACTGGTAaaccattaaataataattatctaTGGTTTTATCCTGATCACGGGTCAGTTAGATGCATTTTAGACCATTTAAAGGGTCATAAAAACCCCCACTTTTAGTTCAAATCTACCTTGGCGTGGAGCGCTGTAAGCAGAGAGAGGAGTGGGCATGGCCGGCAGAGCAGAAGAAAAAGAGTGGAGCGAACAACTGTCATTTggcccatgattttatagttcattcattcattttcttttcggcttagtcactttattaatcaggggtcgccacagcggaatgagcctccaacttatccagcatatgttttacgcagcagatgcccttccagctgcaacccagcactggaaaacacccatacatactctttcacacacatacaccacggccaatttagtttattcaatttacctatagcgcatgtctttggactgtgagggaaactgaagcacctggtGAAAACTcaagcaaacacagggagaacatgcaaactccacatagtaatgccaattgacccagccggggctcgaaccagcgaccttcttgctgtgaggtgatcgtgctacccactgcgccaccgcgttgcccctattttacagtttacatagttaaaatgtaaataaaaaaacagtaagtaatttaatacCCTGCTACATATACGatatgttattcgtaatttcaaatAGTATATtaacataaccacaatttgttctatcattataaagatagccatgtttatataaacactataaatgaaaagGACTTTTCTCCTCCCgaatccccaggtctgaatgAAGATAccgtggatagcagtgcagcaggtctcttgccctgtctattccaaccattagcccttcCATAAATCTGGAGGGTTTTAAATGCAGCAGCAGAGATATAGGccatgtgtctgaatggtaacgaactcaactgattaAAGACAAAGttcgccattctccaattctcctACAGATCTGCCGACAAAAATCACTCACTCtcactctgacctctaaaggtgctctagcgacagacgttTACACTGACATTTACATTGGTTTagagcctccttggtagagcaaccgactcccatgcgttcgatcccagcttggatataaacagttgaagtaaaaatgaTTGGCCCcctctgttaatttttttcccccaattctgtttaacgtagagaagacgttttcaacacatttctaaacataatcgttttaataactggtttattttatctttgccatgatgacagtaaataatattttacttgatgtttttctatacagcttaaagtgacatttaaaggcttaactaggttaattaggttaactaggcaggttagggtaattaggcaagttattgtataacgatggtttgttctgtagacagtcaaaaaaaattagcttaaaggggctaaatatattgaccttaaaatggttcataaaaaattaaaaactgctttgattcttggcgaaataaaacaaataagactttccccagaagaaaaaatattatcagacatactgtgaaaatttccttgctctgttaaacataatttgggaaatatttaaaaatgaagaaaaaaatcaaagtggggctaataagtctgactttaactgtgtgtgtgtgtatattatatgagGCCCGGGCCTCATGTCCCTAACCTCACCATCAAGgccatataattaaaataattatgcaaatagtGCACTTTTCCATAAAAAGTTGTTTGAATAGTTTTAGTGTTGACATCTACATTCACTGTTGTTTTGGACAGCTGGAAGGACTCAAATAATGACTTTAAGAAGACTCTAAAGCTGACTGGAGTACCCACACTCCTGCGCTACGGGACGGTATGCATGCTTCttgtattataaatgtataataatgtacTATACATGGAAATCCAcagatataaatgataaatgtgtATGCATTGTAATGCGTTTCGTGTTGTTTTAGCCTCAGAAGCTGGTTGAAGAGGAGTGTTTCAAAGCAGATCTGGTTCGGATGATGTTCACTGAGGATTAATGTCCTGTGGTATAGTAACACACCGCTTGATGACACGCTCATTTCAAACCTTTCTCCCTGAATGATTGTCGGTTTTTCTACTGTTATTTTTTTTGGCAGTATAATCTGTGCTCCTACTCTGGAATGTTAATCAGACAAATTGTGACCTTGGAATTGTGTTGTAAATTTGCACCGTGGTGATTGTACACGTTTTGAAAGCATTGTTCACATAAAAAAGCGTTTGCATATAGTCATGCTTTGGTTTATCATTCATTTCAAAAAGGGGACAGTACTTGAAACAGAGAGCTGAAGCAGTACAGTTGAAGTAAATGTGACAATGATAATTGTTTTATAATCTTAATCTGTGGTTATAAATGGAACAAAATAAACTGATTTGAAAATTTCATCTGtgtttgttgattttgtgttACAAGTTCTTAGCAAAAGTATTTGGAATTAAATATTGttccatatttttatattatatataagtatTTGGGCCTAAATTTTATTAGGAGAATATTTGGTTTACGTTTTAATCAGTTTTCATGTGAATTTTAACATGattttgaattcatttttttaaccTTATGTTTTGCGGTTATGTAAATTTAGTTTGTGTTTATAACTTGCATGtattattttccatttttataGTTTATCTCGATAAAATGGtttcttttttattacattttattcttATTGTGTGGCATTTTACACATTTATCTTTTTAGTCAGATTTTTCATGTTCTTGTAATATAATCGGcatttttgtcattcatttttatttgttttcacagATTTTTGAGCCCATTAATCTATTTGTTCagttttaatattcatttcagtattattattgaataatatgcaaatgtttagataatttatgtctaatactttttaaaagtaatattttctgtattttagtggattatatgtattatatgagagacctgcTGTAGCTTTTGCCAAACAACTTGAGTTTTCAGCTTTTAAAATCGTGTAAAAATCTTTTAACCAATATCTTTCTGcataaagatttttatttatttattttttacaaaatttttgcACTGAAATAGAAAAGTCTGCAGATTTTGTCTGGACCTGTttctgtaacactttaatttatctGATTAAatcttaattaatttgtttatgatGTTTTGTTCAGACTTTTACATGGGCCCTTTAGTGACCCCCTCCTGGATGCCAGTTTGAAACCCCCAAAACACAGACTAGCATGCATGCTCTTCGCTGTTTCTGTTACTCCGAGAATCTTCTCAATCCATCCATcaccccaaaaaaagaaaagcaattcATCATCCAGGggtttcatttctaaacgctCAGACTGACATTTGTTTTTATAGATCAGAACCTTTGCGTGGGAAGTGACATACACACCTTTCCACCCATGTTTTTGTGCGTATGCCAGTTCCCACACGAAGGTTCTGATCTATAATAAACAAACTTGACAGGAGCATGTGTGCAGCTGTAAGTAAActataagtaagtaaataatgtgtgtttattttgtacCGTCctctatactggggcattaggactcacacagaccacaggataaacactcctgctggcctcactaaatTACACCACTTCCCTGCTTgccttcagtgagtaaccagtctagGGCTGCAGGGTAATATGGCTGTGGCTATATACcgtaagtaaacatatttaacttaagTATTgacttcataattttttttataattattgttagggggttttaacctttatttgtttcattttttattgtttttataataagaaaataaataacataaacagaacaaacaaacacaaaaaagggTACAAAGGCCATTTCACAATACACAAAGAGTTCAACACAACATAATACAATATCATCCAGAAAGcataagagagaaaaaaaactgaattaaatataaaaaataaataatttacagagAAATGAGGAGGCTCCACAACTCCACATATGCCAAACCACTCTCACCTATAATGAGTTACAAGTCAGCATTactgatataaaaaataattggGTTCCAAATTTTAAtgaatatgttttgtttgtttgccatCTGATATCACATTTCTTCTATGGGTAACATAATTTAAGCTCCTAATCCAGGTTTCAAAGTCACATGATCTGACTTCCAAAATTGTAAAACAATTTTCTTTGCTAATATCATACACAAAGATGCTGTCTGTGTATCTCCTATTTCTGAGGTGTCAGAAATGCCCAATTTTGGCTCTGGTGACAGTTCAATCCTGTATACttcagatataaaaataaaaacgttcTGCCAAAGTGAACTAATTTTATGGCATGACCAGAATGAGtgaccagccgcaacccatctctgggaaacatccacacacattcattcacacacatacactatggacaatttagcttacccaattcacctgtaccgcatgtctttggactgtgggggaaaccggagcagctggaggaaacccacgcgaacgcaggaagaacatgcaaactctacacagaaacgccaactgacccagccgaggctcggaccagcaaccttcttgctgtgaggcgacagcattacctactgcgccactgcgtcgccttatcACAAAATGTTCATTATAAATTTTTGATTCAACTTTTATTGGACTATTCAATAAAGCTTTCTATAATGTTACCTTACAGGAGGTTCTTTCTAGTAAAACCCATTCTGGTATTTCTGTAATGTCTTCTGGAGTCTCCACCAAGCAAGGGACTGTAAATTTGCAGCCCAGTAATAATGTTTGAACGAAGGAAGGTTGAATCCTCCTTTTACTTTGGATTTAGATAAGTGTTTTTTCGATATTCTAACAGTTGTGTAATTCCATATAAATGAAGTTATTATAGATTCTAATTTGGTGAATAGTTTAACTGGAATAAAAACAGGAATAGACCGAAATAAATATAAGAATCGGGGACGTGTTACCATCTTAATTGTGTTAATTTTTCCTACCATAGAAATCGGTGAAGTCATccaaaatgttattttatctTTCAGCTGATTTAATTTAACATGCCAATTGACAAAAGGACCTCTAGTTGGGAGTCGAACtggggtcgctgtgagcacctcaGCAATACACACAGCAGCCTGTATGTCAAGGCACCACTTGGCgcagacttaaaaaaataaatttaaccataaacaagtaataaatttaaataatgatattgttttaatttttattttctatttatttactctcaggaagttttctaattaaagttttttaaatgacataaatcactaaattgttttaaaaacgaCATCTTCATTGAACACCCTCTACAGTAAGTGCAATGGCAGCATGTGTCCACTAGATGTGGCGAGAGGCTCGCAGCGGGAGTCTGCAGTCGCTGTCGCCGAGGGCCGGTCTCTATGAGCGAAGCAGCGCATTCCTGAACACCGCTCAGTGGAGACGCTCGACGGTCGCTACCTCTCCGCTCGAACCCGCGCAGCTGACACACCGGACACACGGGCCTCGGGATATCCACCGGGCACTAGTTCACACCCGCCGAATAAGCGAACAAAAGCACAAGGAGTCGTTTTCGAGGGCTCAGCAGCGATGTCGGAGTTTCTGGTGAATCTGCTCGGAGAGCGGCTCGTCAACGGGGAGAAAGCCGAGGTGGATGTGCAGGCGCTGGGCAGCAGGCTGTCTCTGCTAGGGCTCTACTTCGGCTGCAGTTTAAACGGCCCCTGCAAGCAGTTCAACGCCAGTCTGAGCGAGTTTTACAGCAAGTTTAGGAAATCCTCCGAGCACAAGGACAAATTGGAAATCGTCTTCATCTCTTCGGATCAGGACCAGAAACAGTGGCAGGACTTCTTGCAGGAGATGCAATGGCCGGCGTTGCCTTTTAAAGACAGACACAAAAAGGTAAGATGATGGATGACTTAAATATTGATGTTTATTAAATCATGTAATGATCTATGTCATGTGAACAGACTGAAAATGTGTGTtcgtgtaagtgtgtgtgcaggtgtgaaGGATGGGGGGAAAAGTCTGATCTACAAGGTTGACATCTTTTGACCTCTTATAATAATTAATTGTCACATGATAAATGATCAGTTTCATTACTATATTCTTCCAAATATTCATATTGTTCCTagagaatgaattaaaaaaagctTCATTAGTTACACTGGACattcaaacagagatttttcctcttttttttaaaggcagCATTAtcataatgtaatttttattcttCAAATCTATAAATCAAATcttaattttttcagtttttgttgcaAAAGACTTTTGGCAGACAAAGAAAGTGGAATGTTTTTATGATAAAACACACAAAGAAAAGCAGCCACACTTGGATTTAATGATTACTCCCACTGAACGCTATATGAATAACCTGTAATCctagaaaataataaatcatatgtTGCAGGCAGGtgtctttttattttagctgGAGGCTTTCTTCTGTTGGGTGTGCTGCAAACACATCCTTTACAAACCACAGCACACACATATAACCCTGCCTAAACCATTACACAATCGCCGTCCCATATATGAGCTGCCAACctaaacatttcatttttggtTTACACTTGCTCATACAGTGAAAATATCCTGGCTGCTTGTGTTCCCCATACAATTCAGACACATCCAGTATATAAGGAAAAAAGGCTGTTCAGGAAAACACCTTAATTACGGATTAGATTATTATAAGctgttacaaaataataatagaaataattagaTGCCAAATCCGTCTTTACAAAGTGAATTAAAGATGTTAATTTTGATATTTGGAGTTGATATTTGCTCTGAAGTGCACAGGTTAATTTCCAAATCATTAAATGATTATGAAACATGATTTATTTCATCGTTTTATAGTGCCTTCTCAAGTAAAGGTGTAGCAGTTTTCTCTATAAAACTAAACAGACCTGTTTCCTGAGTGTTtcattattaaaaacacattggGTGTTCAGAATAAAGGCCTGTTTTAATGTAATTCATTAAAATGAATCTGCAACTCAGAACACTTTTAATAGAGTTATCCCAACATAAATATCTttcgtaaataatatttcaggTTGCATAAGTGATGAGAAATGACCTTTATTAAATCTGCATTACTGTCAgatgttaattcatttattacaaTTTGCAGAATTGCTTTGAAAATACTGTTACGTGTTAGTGTGTGTGAgttctttttttccccctgtaCATTTACCGCCCTGTCATTAGTTTGATATTGCAGTgctgtagtgtttgtttttatggaTAATGCCATTTGGATCATGCTCAGATTTGCCCCTGTGTGCTGGGATCCATTTTGGTCCACTGCACCAGCTCCTCCTTCCGCAGCATGTCTTGGCACGTCTCGCTGACGAGCAAATGATGCAGGTTTAATGGCTCATACTGGTTTTACAGTGGTATCTGTGGCAGGCATATAAATGTTTAGGATCAAATTTGCCACCgtgtaaaaatgctgattgtGTCACATGCAGTGTTTTCATAATGCAGGATGGGAAAtgctgtgtttgtgcatgtgcggTGAGAATATAAACAATGAAGTATTGTGTtgtttagggaagagggaggtAATTAAGCTTAGATTTGTGTTTGCAGTGTTGTGCGAGAGTTGCTTTTTTTGTAAGAGATATTCAGTGCTGAACGTTGCTGAAAGAATAGTATGatactgttattttttttagGCCATAACTACATTTCAATTgagtatcttttttattttattatagtttttaatatgTAATTCTTTATTGTATAATGGCATGTCATAGTTTTGTGCAAACTATACAGCAACATATTCCGAAGAAAAaccttttttggtttgttttagtgaatatattttatagattttaggATTATGTATTGCCTTATTTCCAAATGTTTGGTTCTAATTATTTGCCATTattaccatattattattattattaccatataTAATCTTAACACCATTATGATCTCCTGCCAGTAGCcagaatatttagatttttgaattattcaaaatctcatgtaataaatacatattcattcatgaattttccttcgtcttagtcccttgtttatcaggggtcaccacagcaaaatgaaccgccaactattccggcatgtgttTTACTGGCGTGccggaaaaaaatgtaaaataatggccgtatgttacagacatttacctttaaataatggacatttaaattaatctccagtaaatttctgtaatttgtcgtctgttattttacatcaaatgtctataatttaacgccgttattttacggttttttttagacacacacacacacacacatatatataatttttgttagtCTAACAAAACATCTGATAGGATTAAAAAGTCTgtataaaatatttctaaaagtgtatatgcaatttgtaataatatatactatatattaatatatataaat
This genomic interval from Danio aesculapii chromosome 15, fDanAes4.1, whole genome shotgun sequence contains the following:
- the txndc17 gene encoding thioredoxin domain-containing protein 17; protein product: MTKYEEVAVHGYEEFCKAVSDRKGKEIFAYFSGDKDEQGKSWCPDCVKAEPVVRAELPHLPEGTVFIYCQVGDRPYWKDSNNDFKKTLKLTGVPTLLRYGTPQKLVEEECFKADLVRMMFTED